The genomic stretch AGTCTTTCCGCTAGAAAATATAGTAGAAGCATTTCAATACCAAGAAAGTAATCAGCACTTTGGTAAAATTTGCCTAGAAATGTAATAGATCATTAACCACGCTTTACCTGTCAACAAAGCTTCTCATTGGATTAGAGGCTTTGTCTTTCTGATACCGACTTAAACCGTATGCTTTGATCGTATGATTTGTTGGTTCACGGTAACCAAATAAATAGAAGACTATACATTGATGAACGCTCCAACCAATCTTACGCCAGATCAATATGGCTTTTGTTTCGATCACTCTTACTCGAAACTACCTGAAGTCTTATTTTCTCGTGCAAATCCCAAGCGATTTAACCATCCAAGCTTCGTGATTTTTAATGTCTCCCTAGCCAAAACGCTTGGCTTGAATGCGAACGTGATTGAATCCTCCAATTGGGCCTGTTTCTCAGGTCTAGAAATTCCAGTGATGGCTTACCCTATTGCGCAAGCTTATGCAGGGCATCAATTTGGCGGCTTCAATAATTTGGGCGATGGACGAGCCGTATTGCTCGGTGAGCACATTTTGCCGGATGCCACGCGTGTTGATATTCAGCTCAAAGGTGCTGGCCAAACACCGTATTCGCGTTCTGGAGATGGTCTGGCTGGTTTAGGGCCCATGTTGCGTGAGTATTTAATTAGCGAGGCCATGCATGCCTTGGGCGTGCCAACGACACGAAGTCTTGCTGTGATGTTGACCGGAGAGGTCGTTTACAGAGCCCAGCCACAAAGCGGCGCAGTGCTCACTCGGGTAGCGGCTAGCCATATTCGTGTTGGCACGTTTCAGTATGCGGCAGCCATCAATCAAGTGGATGTATTAAAAGCCTTAGCTGACTATACAATAAATCGTCATTATCCAGCGATAAAAGATCATCCCAATCCTTATGTGGCTTTGCTTGATGCGGTGATCAACGCGCAAGCCTCATTAATTACCAACTGGATGCGGCTAGGCTTTATTCATGGCGTGATGAAT from Candidatus Methylopumilus turicensis encodes the following:
- a CDS encoding protein adenylyltransferase SelO, whose product is MNAPTNLTPDQYGFCFDHSYSKLPEVLFSRANPKRFNHPSFVIFNVSLAKTLGLNANVIESSNWACFSGLEIPVMAYPIAQAYAGHQFGGFNNLGDGRAVLLGEHILPDATRVDIQLKGAGQTPYSRSGDGLAGLGPMLREYLISEAMHALGVPTTRSLAVMLTGEVVYRAQPQSGAVLTRVAASHIRVGTFQYAAAINQVDVLKALADYTINRHYPAIKDHPNPYVALLDAVINAQASLITNWMRLGFIHGVMNTDNMSIAGETIDYGPCAFVNAYSPNTVFSSIDQNGRYAFGNQPKMGEWNLTRFAESLLPLLAKDREEAIRIATDRLNLYQTQYRDCWLNAMRNKLGIFDAAAINAEPSDLNLVEDLLMLMYKHQADFTNTFRQLNNPGQLDEGLVSDVGFQHWQTRWKERLAKQKQTMAEVVELMNAHNPQVIPRNHLVEEVLESAAQGNMTPFHDFLEVLQNPYNLPMNDKYLSGAGSGFDETYQTFCGT